A section of the Rhodobacter sp. genome encodes:
- a CDS encoding PhnD/SsuA/transferrin family substrate-binding protein, with translation MRLASLPMYDWPESRDETAATWAQIRAAVAGLPDLSAPDWAAIDAYWRNPDLVFSQCCWGPLSLGLIDWLKPLAQPDYSAFAGGRGPMYRSALIARAGLACPVPDTPCAALPDLRGRRFALNGRDSLSGFLSVQADLGADPCDIAADCVVTGGHRASVVAVAEGRADIAAIDCRSWDLARRFEPAARDLVVVGWTAERPGLPYVTSRATDPALAAALQSQLRELGCHPLPQGRET, from the coding sequence ATGAGGCTTGCCAGCCTGCCGATGTATGACTGGCCCGAGTCCCGGGACGAGACGGCCGCCACCTGGGCGCAGATCCGCGCGGCGGTCGCGGGCCTGCCGGATCTGAGCGCGCCGGACTGGGCGGCGATCGACGCCTATTGGCGCAATCCCGACCTCGTGTTCAGCCAATGCTGTTGGGGCCCTTTGTCGCTGGGTCTGATCGACTGGCTCAAGCCTTTGGCACAGCCCGATTATTCTGCGTTTGCGGGGGGCAGGGGGCCGATGTATCGGTCCGCCCTGATCGCGCGCGCGGGCCTGGCCTGTCCGGTGCCGGACACCCCCTGCGCGGCATTGCCCGACCTTCGCGGCCGGCGGTTCGCGCTGAACGGGCGCGATTCGCTGTCAGGGTTCCTGTCGGTCCAGGCCGACCTGGGCGCGGACCCCTGCGACATCGCCGCCGACTGCGTCGTGACGGGCGGCCACCGGGCATCGGTCGTGGCAGTGGCCGAGGGGCGCGCGGACATCGCCGCCATCGACTGCCGCAGCTGGGACCTGGCGCGCCGTTTCGAACCGGCGGCGCGGGATCTGGTGGTGGTCGGCTGGACGGCGGAGCGCCCGGGCCTGCCCTATGTGACCAGCCGCGCCACCGACCCGGCGCTGGCGGCTGCGCTGCAATCGCAATTGAGAGAACTGGGCTGCCATCCGCTGCCCCAAGGGAGAGAGACATGA
- a CDS encoding Zn-dependent alcohol dehydrogenase, translated as MKAAVCHAFGAPLTLEEVVLRPPGHGEVRVAIEAVAICHSDIGYLDGLWASRLPAVYGHEAAGRVVELGAGVQGIAPGDAVVVSMIRACGQCRACRTGKPYLCATPYDRGNGVLSLPDGSVVEHGLATGGFAEECVVHASQVAPIPDDLPMELGALLACGVITGAGAVINTAKVEPGATVVVIGAGGVGLNAIQGARLAGAARVIAIDLAPEKLDAAREFGATDVLRADMKGLRRAVMGLTDGLGADYVLVAVGAIAAYNQASSLACKGGTVVMVGMPPSGARMEIEPVIAAATAQTLKGSFMGASVVQRDVPYLVAMWRQGRLKLEELITARYRFDQINDAIADARQGHVRRNVIIMEKRG; from the coding sequence ATGAAAGCCGCTGTCTGCCATGCCTTTGGCGCCCCCTTGACCCTGGAAGAGGTTGTCCTGCGTCCGCCGGGCCACGGGGAGGTGCGCGTCGCCATCGAGGCGGTGGCGATCTGCCATTCCGACATCGGCTATCTTGACGGTCTTTGGGCCAGCCGGCTGCCGGCGGTCTATGGGCACGAGGCCGCCGGCCGCGTCGTGGAACTGGGCGCCGGTGTGCAGGGGATCGCGCCCGGCGACGCGGTGGTGGTGTCGATGATCCGCGCCTGCGGTCAGTGCCGCGCCTGCCGCACCGGGAAGCCCTATCTCTGCGCCACGCCCTATGACCGCGGCAACGGCGTGCTCAGCCTGCCGGACGGCAGCGTGGTCGAACACGGCCTGGCGACCGGCGGCTTTGCCGAGGAATGCGTGGTGCACGCCAGCCAGGTCGCCCCGATTCCCGACGATCTGCCGATGGAACTGGGCGCGTTGCTGGCCTGCGGTGTCATCACCGGCGCCGGCGCCGTCATCAACACCGCAAAGGTCGAGCCGGGTGCGACGGTCGTGGTGATCGGCGCGGGGGGCGTGGGGCTGAATGCCATCCAGGGCGCGCGTCTGGCGGGCGCCGCGCGCGTCATCGCCATCGACCTGGCGCCGGAAAAGCTGGACGCCGCGCGCGAATTCGGTGCGACCGACGTGCTGCGCGCCGACATGAAGGGACTGCGCCGGGCCGTGATGGGGCTGACCGACGGGCTGGGGGCGGATTACGTGCTGGTCGCCGTCGGTGCGATCGCGGCTTATAATCAGGCGTCGTCGCTGGCCTGCAAGGGCGGCACCGTGGTGATGGTGGGGATGCCGCCCTCGGGCGCCCGGATGGAGATCGAGCCGGTGATCGCGGCCGCCACCGCGCAGACGCTGAAAGGCAGTTTCATGGGGGCGAGCGTGGTGCAGCGCGACGTGCCCTATCTGGTGGCGATGTGGCGCCAGGGCCGGCTGAAGCTGGAGGAGCTGATCACCGCGCGCTACCGGTTCGATCAGATCAACGACGCCATCGCCGATGCCCGTCAGGGCCACGTCCGGCGCAACGTCATCATCATGGAGAAACGTGGGTGA
- a CDS encoding GcvT family protein, which yields MTRVYRAVVIGGGVVGCSVLYHLAKAGWKDVLLIERSELTSGSSWHAAGGFHTLNGDPNVAKLQAYTVSLYEELERISGQSCGLHLTGGVMMADSPERMNFLRMVQARGRALGMETELITPSEAKAMFPLMDETQFVGALWDPVEGHLDPSGTTHAYAKAARVLGAEIELRNPVKDITQDPDGMWTLHTVNGPIRCEHVVNAGGLWAREVGRMVGLELPVLAMEHMYLLTDSMPEVIEFNQSTGRELIGVMDFKGEIYTRQERQGILLGTYEKACVPWSPVNTPWDFGHELLAPDLDRIAPSLEIGFRHFPAVERAGIKQIINGPFTFAPDGNPLVGPVPGLTNYWSACAVMAGFSQGGGVGLVLANWMTQGDPGHDVFGMDVSRYGEWATLRYTNAKVRENYSRRFSIRFPNEELPAARPQETTPLYDIMVRDNNAVMGDSWGLEAPLWFAPSAAEAHDIPSFHRSNDFAHIAREVKATREGVGVTEIANFAKYEVTGPGAEAWLDHLMTNTMPKVGRIVLTPMLNERGKLIGDFTIAKAAEGRFLIWGSLGASRYHMRWFESHLPKDGSVRVHRFHMDLVGLSICGPKSREVLARLVDADVSNAAFRFMDFREMDVAAAPCMINRITYSGDLGYEIWMKPAVQRRVYLAIKEAGADLGIVDFGMRALLSMRLEKNFPTWFAELRPIYGPFEGAMDRFVKLQKPDFIGREAAVKERDEGPRLRRVSLIVDAGTADVMGDEPIWARVGETDYGTIEQPHGYGAPRFDAAGQELAKPDPARDGEWRVVGWVTSGGYAHYVGASMAQGYLPAALAGEGAEGLFQVEIMGERRAARIALEPPFDPEGARMRM from the coding sequence ATGACGCGCGTATACAGGGCCGTGGTGATTGGCGGCGGGGTGGTGGGGTGTTCGGTGCTCTACCACCTGGCCAAGGCCGGGTGGAAGGACGTTCTGCTGATCGAACGGTCCGAGCTGACCTCAGGGTCGAGCTGGCACGCGGCGGGCGGGTTCCACACCCTCAACGGTGACCCGAACGTGGCCAAGTTGCAGGCCTATACCGTCTCGCTCTACGAGGAACTCGAACGCATCAGCGGCCAGTCCTGCGGCCTGCACCTGACCGGCGGCGTCATGATGGCCGACAGCCCCGAGCGGATGAACTTTCTGCGCATGGTGCAGGCGCGGGGCCGCGCCTTGGGGATGGAAACCGAACTCATCACCCCGTCCGAGGCCAAGGCGATGTTCCCGCTGATGGACGAGACGCAATTCGTCGGCGCGCTGTGGGACCCGGTCGAGGGGCACCTCGACCCCTCGGGAACGACCCACGCCTATGCCAAGGCCGCCCGCGTTCTGGGCGCCGAGATCGAGCTGCGAAACCCGGTCAAGGACATCACCCAGGACCCCGACGGCATGTGGACGCTGCACACCGTCAACGGGCCGATCCGCTGCGAACATGTCGTCAACGCCGGCGGCCTCTGGGCGCGCGAAGTGGGGCGCATGGTCGGGCTGGAACTGCCGGTGCTGGCGATGGAGCACATGTATCTGCTCACCGACTCCATGCCCGAGGTGATCGAGTTCAACCAGTCCACCGGCCGCGAGCTGATCGGTGTCATGGACTTCAAGGGCGAGATCTACACCCGGCAGGAACGCCAGGGGATCTTGCTGGGCACCTATGAAAAGGCCTGTGTGCCCTGGTCGCCAGTCAACACGCCCTGGGATTTCGGCCACGAACTGCTGGCCCCCGATCTGGACCGCATCGCGCCCTCGCTGGAGATCGGTTTCCGCCATTTTCCGGCCGTCGAGCGCGCGGGGATCAAGCAGATCATCAACGGCCCCTTCACCTTTGCCCCGGACGGCAACCCGCTGGTCGGGCCAGTGCCCGGGCTGACCAACTACTGGTCGGCCTGCGCGGTGATGGCGGGCTTCAGCCAGGGCGGCGGCGTGGGCCTGGTGCTGGCCAACTGGATGACCCAGGGCGATCCCGGCCACGACGTCTTCGGCATGGACGTGTCGCGCTATGGCGAATGGGCGACGCTGCGCTACACCAATGCCAAGGTGCGCGAGAATTACTCGCGCCGCTTCTCGATCCGCTTCCCGAACGAGGAACTGCCCGCCGCCCGCCCGCAGGAAACCACGCCGCTCTATGACATCATGGTGCGCGACAACAACGCGGTGATGGGCGACAGCTGGGGCCTCGAGGCACCCCTGTGGTTCGCCCCCTCGGCGGCCGAGGCGCACGACATTCCCAGCTTCCACCGCTCGAACGATTTTGCGCATATCGCGCGCGAGGTGAAGGCGACCCGCGAGGGCGTCGGCGTGACCGAGATCGCGAACTTCGCCAAATACGAGGTGACCGGCCCCGGGGCCGAGGCCTGGCTCGATCACCTGATGACCAACACCATGCCCAAGGTCGGCCGCATCGTGCTGACGCCGATGCTGAACGAGCGCGGCAAGCTGATCGGCGACTTCACCATCGCCAAGGCGGCCGAGGGGCGGTTCCTGATCTGGGGCTCGCTGGGGGCCTCGCGCTATCACATGCGCTGGTTCGAAAGCCACCTGCCCAAGGATGGCTCGGTTCGGGTGCACCGGTTCCACATGGACCTGGTCGGCCTGTCGATCTGCGGCCCGAAATCGCGCGAGGTGCTGGCCAGGCTGGTGGACGCCGATGTGTCGAATGCGGCCTTCCGCTTCATGGATTTCCGCGAAATGGATGTGGCGGCGGCGCCTTGCATGATCAACCGCATCACCTATTCGGGCGATCTGGGCTATGAGATCTGGATGAAACCCGCCGTCCAGCGGCGCGTCTATCTGGCGATCAAGGAAGCGGGCGCGGACCTGGGCATCGTCGATTTCGGGATGCGCGCGCTTCTGTCGATGCGGCTGGAAAAGAACTTTCCGACCTGGTTCGCGGAACTCAGGCCGATCTATGGCCCGTTCGAGGGGGCGATGGACCGTTTCGTCAAGCTGCAAAAGCCCGATTTCATCGGTCGCGAGGCGGCGGTGAAGGAACGCGACGAAGGGCCCCGGCTGCGCCGCGTCTCGCTGATCGTGGACGCGGGCACGGCCGATGTGATGGGCGACGAGCCGATCTGGGCGCGCGTGGGCGAGACCGACTATGGCACCATCGAACAGCCGCACGGCTACGGCGCGCCCCGCTTCGACGCCGCGGGCCAGGAACTGGCCAAGCCCGACCCCGCGCGCGACGGCGAATGGCGGGTCGTGGGCTGGGTGACCTCGGGCGGATACGCGCATTATGTCGGGGCATCGATGGCGCAGGGCTATTTGCCCGCCGCGCTGGCCGGCGAGGGGGCCGAGGGGCTGTTCCAGGTCGAGATCATGGGCGAACGGCGCGCGGCCCGCATCGCGCTGGAGCCGCCCTTCGATCCCGAGGGCGCGAGGATGCGGATGTGA
- a CDS encoding ABC transporter permease, translating to MLLFLLRRIGMMLVTALCLTFVVFALTNLPAKLETLAKTQAGSRMTDAEVASWINRNGYGSPMLQRYGEWLGVIPGWVRTDADGTVHGRCVDRHQDASLAGSRCGILQGDWGYSTRFQDNVASVVTARVGATGLLMMWVMIVMVPMALIVGVLAGMREGSRTDRALSTFAIASTATPEYVSGVLFIALLASSTVGLSPLLASWGWIDGRVLFQGNARSAMDDITLSNFTLPVLTIALYGMGYVARITRASMTEVMTQQYIRTARLKGVSFTNIVVKHALRNALIAPFTVIMLQIPWLLNGVVISEVLFSYPGFGWTLYEAAVNNDIELLLASSVVAVVVVLVTQLISDIGYVYLNPRIRIS from the coding sequence ATGCTGCTCTTCCTGCTCCGGCGCATCGGAATGATGCTGGTCACCGCGCTTTGCCTCACCTTCGTGGTCTTCGCGCTGACCAACCTTCCCGCGAAATTGGAAACCCTGGCCAAGACGCAGGCCGGCAGTCGCATGACCGATGCCGAGGTCGCGAGCTGGATCAACCGAAACGGCTATGGTTCGCCCATGCTGCAACGCTACGGCGAATGGCTGGGCGTTATCCCCGGCTGGGTGCGCACGGATGCCGACGGCACCGTGCATGGCCGCTGCGTGGATCGCCATCAGGACGCATCGCTGGCGGGCAGCCGCTGCGGCATCCTGCAAGGCGACTGGGGCTATTCCACGCGCTTCCAGGACAACGTCGCCAGCGTCGTCACGGCCCGGGTGGGTGCGACCGGCTTGCTGATGATGTGGGTCATGATCGTCATGGTGCCGATGGCGCTGATCGTCGGCGTGCTGGCCGGGATGCGCGAAGGGTCGCGCACCGACCGGGCGCTATCGACCTTTGCCATCGCCTCGACCGCGACACCGGAATACGTTTCGGGGGTGCTGTTCATCGCGCTGCTGGCGTCCTCGACCGTGGGTCTGTCGCCCCTGCTGGCCAGTTGGGGATGGATCGACGGGCGGGTGCTGTTCCAGGGCAACGCGCGTTCGGCAATGGATGACATCACGCTGTCGAACTTCACCCTGCCGGTGCTGACCATCGCGCTTTACGGCATGGGCTATGTCGCGCGCATCACCCGCGCTTCCATGACCGAGGTGATGACCCAGCAATACATCCGCACCGCCCGGCTCAAGGGCGTGAGTTTCACCAATATCGTGGTGAAGCACGCGCTCAGGAACGCCTTGATCGCGCCCTTTACGGTGATCATGCTGCAAATTCCGTGGCTTCTGAACGGGGTGGTGATCTCGGAGGTGCTGTTCAGTTACCCGGGCTTCGGCTGGACCCTCTACGAGGCGGCGGTGAACAACGACATCGAGCTGCTCCTGGCCTCGTCGGTGGTGGCGGTGGTCGTCGTGCTGGTGACGCAGCTGATCTCGGATATCGGCTATGTCTACCTCAATCCCCGCATCCGGATTTCGTAA
- a CDS encoding fatty acid desaturase — MPLALRADFWTLVSDKPAESPMRLEWPTLGLIALCYGAWAAAGFWLWPLAPVVALAVMAVMAALHSSLVHECLHGHPTRSRRVNEALVALPLSLAYPFRRYKATHLQHHHDERLTDPFDDPESYYRAKWQYAALPRWLKLLLRWNNTLLGRVLLGPWLVAVAFFVSEAGLLRRDVHGVRLAWALHVPAALVVIALVWAMGIPLWLYLLGVCWPGLSLIAIRTFAEHRWHETPEGRTIIVERSPLAWLFLYNNLHIVHHKLPSAPWYDLPRLYRERRGEWQAMNGGYVFPNYLALWRRWGLSVKEPVVHPALRREAGPAA, encoded by the coding sequence ATGCCTCTTGCTCTGCGAGCAGATTTCTGGACACTTGTGTCCGATAAGCCTGCGGAGTCGCCCATGCGTCTGGAATGGCCCACCCTTGGATTGATAGCCCTGTGTTATGGCGCCTGGGCGGCGGCCGGGTTCTGGCTGTGGCCCCTCGCGCCGGTGGTGGCGCTGGCTGTGATGGCGGTGATGGCGGCGCTGCATTCCTCGTTGGTGCACGAATGCCTGCACGGCCACCCGACCCGTTCGCGGCGCGTGAACGAGGCGCTGGTTGCGCTGCCGCTGTCGCTGGCCTATCCGTTCCGGCGCTACAAGGCCACGCATTTGCAACACCACCATGACGAGCGGCTGACCGACCCGTTCGACGACCCGGAAAGCTACTATCGCGCGAAGTGGCAGTATGCGGCGCTGCCGCGCTGGCTCAAGCTCTTGCTGCGCTGGAACAACACGCTCCTGGGCCGGGTGCTGCTGGGGCCCTGGCTGGTGGCGGTGGCGTTCTTCGTCAGCGAGGCCGGGTTGTTGCGGCGCGATGTGCACGGCGTCCGGCTGGCCTGGGCGCTGCATGTGCCGGCGGCCTTGGTGGTGATCGCGCTGGTCTGGGCGATGGGCATCCCGCTGTGGCTTTATCTGCTGGGCGTGTGCTGGCCGGGCCTGTCGCTGATCGCCATCCGCACCTTTGCCGAACACCGCTGGCACGAAACGCCCGAGGGTCGCACGATCATCGTCGAACGCTCGCCGCTGGCCTGGCTGTTTCTCTACAACAACCTGCACATCGTCCATCACAAGCTGCCCTCGGCACCGTGGTATGACCTGCCGCGCCTGTATCGTGAGCGGCGTGGCGAATGGCAGGCGATGAACGGCGGCTACGTGTTCCCGAATTATCTGGCGCTGTGGCGCCGATGGGGCCTCAGCGTGAAGGAACCGGTGGTCCACCCGGCGTTGCGCCGCGAGGCGGGGCCGGCGGCATGA
- a CDS encoding mandelate racemase/muconate lactonizing enzyme family protein, whose protein sequence is MKLSDLEVLVIGTPPPGWGGQYWLIVRLTTDNGLVGWGEVYAASVGPKAMVAVIEDVFQRHMLGENPENIERMFRRAYSAGFTQRPDLTVMGAFSGLEMACWDILGKAHDRPVHALLGGRMNDRLRAYTYLYPLDGMDARAFWTSPEMQAEAAEAAVAQGFTAIKFDPAGPYTIHGGHQPALYDIDLSVRMCAAIRKAVGNRADLLFGTHGQFTPSGAIRLGQALEPYSPLWFEEPIPPDNLLDFAQVAQAVRIPLATGERMTTKAEFGTLLRTGGAAILQPALGRSGGILETKKIAALAEAFGAQVAPHLYAGPVEWAANIQLGATLPNLLLIETIQTGGAFHLPLIRHSLRVEDGHIPVPTAPGLGIDFDEDLARAHPYTGDALHLQMQEAPCDYAVANAFQGGAPRD, encoded by the coding sequence GTGAAGCTCAGCGATCTCGAGGTTCTGGTCATCGGCACGCCGCCCCCGGGCTGGGGCGGGCAATACTGGCTGATCGTCCGGTTGACCACCGACAACGGCCTCGTCGGCTGGGGCGAGGTCTACGCGGCCTCGGTCGGGCCCAAAGCGATGGTCGCGGTGATCGAGGACGTGTTCCAGCGCCACATGCTGGGCGAGAACCCCGAGAACATCGAACGGATGTTCCGGCGGGCCTATTCCGCGGGGTTCACGCAGCGCCCGGATCTGACGGTGATGGGGGCGTTCTCGGGCCTCGAGATGGCCTGCTGGGACATCCTGGGCAAGGCGCACGACCGGCCGGTGCACGCGCTGCTGGGCGGGCGGATGAACGACCGGCTGCGGGCCTATACCTATCTCTATCCGCTCGACGGTATGGATGCGCGGGCCTTCTGGACCTCGCCCGAGATGCAGGCCGAGGCCGCCGAGGCCGCCGTCGCCCAGGGCTTTACCGCGATCAAGTTCGACCCGGCCGGGCCCTATACCATTCACGGCGGGCACCAGCCCGCGCTTTACGACATCGACCTCAGCGTGCGGATGTGCGCGGCGATCCGCAAGGCGGTCGGCAATCGCGCCGATCTGCTGTTCGGCACCCACGGTCAGTTCACCCCCTCGGGCGCGATCCGGCTGGGGCAGGCGCTGGAACCCTACAGCCCGCTGTGGTTCGAGGAACCGATCCCGCCCGACAACCTGCTGGATTTCGCCCAGGTGGCGCAAGCGGTCCGCATCCCGCTGGCCACCGGCGAGCGGATGACCACCAAGGCCGAGTTCGGCACGCTTCTGCGCACCGGCGGGGCGGCGATCCTGCAACCGGCGCTGGGCCGCTCGGGCGGTATCCTCGAGACCAAGAAGATCGCCGCTCTGGCCGAGGCGTTCGGCGCGCAGGTGGCGCCGCATCTCTACGCCGGCCCGGTGGAATGGGCGGCGAACATCCAGTTGGGCGCGACCTTGCCCAACCTTCTGTTGATCGAGACGATCCAGACCGGCGGCGCGTTCCACCTGCCGCTCATCCGCCATTCGCTGCGGGTCGAGGACGGCCATATCCCGGTGCCGACCGCGCCGGGCCTGGGCATCGATTTTGACGAGGACCTGGCGCGGGCGCATCCCTACACGGGCGACGCCCTGCATTTGCAGATGCAGGAAGCGCCCTGTGACTATGCCGTGGCGAACGCGTTTCAGGGGGGCGCGCCGCGTGACTGA
- a CDS encoding ABC transporter permease translates to MDPLSWFDILARAAQQFLPVWIALVVTFALSIRFRRRLGLYGKLFDSPIGMIGFGIVMFWLYTALFAGLIVTHDPLAQVSGLRNAAPGSALRAPTDLYPYYLFGGDSLARDVFSRMVMGAREVLRIAPFAAMISFMIGISLGLPAGYFGGKLDTGLTFLANLVLAFPVILLFFLLVAPEIQQTIIPKVMAGVLFLAPILFVTVLLNSRFFTQPPKRNLYVGVVLLVGAWAYAGLVFNADPVGLWSMSPNLLNVFVAVVFVNAPTVFRIVRGITLDIKTRDYVAAAQTRGEGPWYIMLWEILPNARGPLIVDFCLRIGYTTILLGTLGFFGLGVSPESPDWGSTINAGRRLLTVYPHPALVPAISLMSLVLGLNLLADGLREESLRD, encoded by the coding sequence ATGGACCCCCTCAGCTGGTTCGATATCCTGGCCCGCGCCGCCCAGCAGTTTCTGCCGGTCTGGATCGCCCTGGTCGTGACCTTTGCCCTGTCGATCCGCTTCCGGCGGCGGCTGGGCCTGTATGGCAAGCTTTTCGATTCCCCGATCGGCATGATCGGTTTCGGCATCGTGATGTTCTGGCTGTATACCGCGCTCTTCGCCGGGCTGATCGTCACGCATGACCCTCTGGCGCAGGTCAGCGGGCTCAGGAACGCCGCGCCGGGCTCGGCGCTGCGCGCGCCGACGGATCTTTATCCCTATTACCTTTTCGGTGGGGACAGCCTGGCGCGCGACGTCTTCTCGCGCATGGTGATGGGCGCGCGCGAGGTGCTGCGGATCGCCCCCTTCGCAGCGATGATCAGCTTCATGATCGGCATTTCGCTGGGCCTGCCCGCCGGCTATTTCGGCGGCAAGCTGGACACCGGGTTGACCTTTCTGGCCAACCTGGTGCTGGCCTTCCCGGTGATCTTGCTGTTCTTCCTGCTGGTCGCGCCCGAGATCCAGCAGACCATCATCCCCAAGGTGATGGCCGGGGTGCTGTTCCTGGCCCCGATCCTGTTCGTCACGGTGTTGCTGAACAGCCGGTTCTTCACCCAGCCGCCAAAGCGCAACCTCTATGTTGGCGTGGTGCTGCTGGTCGGGGCCTGGGCCTATGCGGGGCTGGTGTTCAACGCCGATCCGGTCGGCCTGTGGTCGATGTCGCCCAACCTGCTGAACGTCTTCGTCGCGGTGGTCTTCGTGAACGCGCCGACGGTGTTCCGCATCGTGCGCGGCATCACGCTGGACATCAAGACCCGCGATTACGTCGCCGCCGCCCAGACCCGGGGCGAGGGCCCCTGGTATATCATGCTGTGGGAGATCCTGCCGAACGCGCGCGGCCCGCTGATCGTCGATTTCTGCCTGCGCATCGGCTATACGACGATCCTTTTGGGCACGCTCGGTTTCTTCGGCCTGGGCGTCAGTCCCGAAAGCCCGGACTGGGGCTCGACCATCAACGCCGGGCGTCGGTTGCTGACGGTCTACCCGCACCCCGCGCTGGTGCCGGCCATCAGCCTGATGAGCCTGGTTCTGGGCCTGAACCTGCTGGCCGACGGGCTCAGGGAAGAAAGCCTCAGGGACTGA
- a CDS encoding ABC transporter substrate-binding protein gives MKDVTETALGRVHPAAEIYLRDHAAGKLSRREFLTRTTALGVAATAAYGMLGMIAPEARAEDMTPVMGGTLKMQMSIKAQRDPRTWDWSELANACRGWLEYLVDYDRDGTLKPVLLESWEASEDAKVYTLHVRQGVTWSNGDAFTAQDVAHNLNRWCDGSVEGNSMATRMAALMDNNAPRDGAIEVVDDHTVRLHLNQPDIALIVSMTDYPAAVVHPSFSGNDPVAEPIGTGPYRPVSYEPGIGAVVERNTDHTWWNAGNGAWLDRIEFVDLGTDPAAWVAAAEAGEIDLNYQAQGDIIDIFDSIGMPRSEAVTAATIAVRFNQDSEPYNNVAVRRALQKAVNNAVVLELGYNDLGTVAENHHVCPIHPEYAELAPLVVDGAAARAEIEAAGFGDYEFELISIDEPWQAETCDAVAAQIRDAGINIKRTILPGATFWNDWTKYPFSATEWNMRPLGVQVLNLAYRSGVPWNESAFANAEFDALLDQANGIADADARREVMRQIETIMQTEGVLIQPYWRSIFRNAAENVHGAEMHPTFVVDYVNYWKS, from the coding sequence ATGAAAGACGTTACCGAAACCGCGCTGGGCCGGGTGCATCCTGCCGCCGAAATCTATCTGCGCGACCATGCTGCCGGCAAGCTGAGCCGGCGCGAATTCCTGACCCGCACGACCGCGCTGGGCGTGGCCGCGACCGCCGCCTACGGGATGCTGGGCATGATCGCCCCGGAAGCCCGCGCCGAGGACATGACCCCGGTCATGGGCGGCACGCTGAAGATGCAGATGTCGATCAAGGCGCAGCGCGACCCGCGCACCTGGGACTGGTCGGAACTGGCCAACGCCTGCCGCGGCTGGCTGGAATACCTGGTCGATTACGACCGTGACGGCACGCTGAAGCCGGTGCTGCTGGAAAGCTGGGAAGCCAGCGAGGACGCCAAGGTCTACACCTTGCACGTGCGCCAGGGTGTGACCTGGAGCAACGGCGATGCCTTCACCGCGCAGGACGTCGCGCACAACCTCAACCGCTGGTGCGACGGCTCGGTCGAGGGCAACTCGATGGCGACCCGCATGGCCGCGCTGATGGACAACAACGCCCCGCGTGACGGCGCCATCGAGGTGGTCGATGACCACACCGTCCGCCTGCACCTGAACCAGCCCGACATCGCGCTGATCGTGTCGATGACCGACTATCCGGCGGCCGTCGTCCACCCGTCGTTCAGCGGCAACGATCCCGTGGCCGAACCGATCGGCACCGGCCCCTACCGCCCGGTGAGCTACGAGCCCGGCATCGGCGCCGTGGTCGAGCGCAACACCGACCACACCTGGTGGAATGCCGGCAACGGCGCCTGGCTTGATCGGATCGAGTTCGTGGACCTTGGCACCGATCCGGCCGCCTGGGTCGCCGCCGCCGAAGCAGGCGAGATCGATCTGAACTATCAGGCGCAGGGCGACATCATCGACATCTTCGATTCGATCGGGATGCCGCGCAGCGAGGCCGTCACCGCCGCCACCATCGCGGTGCGCTTCAACCAGGACAGCGAGCCCTACAACAACGTCGCGGTGCGCCGGGCCCTGCAAAAGGCCGTGAACAACGCCGTGGTGCTGGAGCTGGGCTACAACGACCTGGGGACCGTGGCCGAAAACCACCACGTCTGCCCGATTCATCCGGAATACGCCGAACTGGCGCCGCTGGTGGTCGATGGTGCGGCCGCCCGGGCCGAGATCGAGGCTGCCGGTTTCGGCGATTACGAGTTCGAGCTGATCTCGATCGACGAGCCCTGGCAGGCGGAAACCTGCGACGCGGTGGCCGCGCAGATCCGTGACGCCGGGATCAACATCAAGCGGACGATCCTGCCGGGTGCGACCTTCTGGAACGACTGGACGAAGTATCCGTTCTCGGCGACGGAATGGAACATGCGTCCCCTGGGCGTGCAGGTGCTGAACCTGGCCTATCGTTCGGGCGTGCCGTGGAACGAATCGGCCTTTGCGAATGCCGAGTTCGACGCGCTTCTGGATCAGGCCAACGGGATCGCCGATGCCGACGCGCGCCGCGAGGTGATGCGCCAGATCGAAACGATCATGCAAACCGAGGGTGTGCTGATCCAGCCCTACTGGCGCTCGATCTTCCGCAACGCGGCCGAAAACGTCCACGGGGCCGAAATGCACCCGACCTTCGTGGTGGACTACGTCAACTACTGGAAGTCGTAA